Below is a genomic region from Prunus persica cultivar Lovell chromosome G3, Prunus_persica_NCBIv2, whole genome shotgun sequence.
TTGGTTCTATTATGTTGCACTGGATTATGTGCAATGTCTATGGCGGCTTTGTTGTTACAATGCAGTTGCATGGCATGTTTGGGTTTGAACCCCAATTCCCCCAACAAATTCCTTATCCAGAGTAGCTCACATACTCCGTGTGCCATACCTCGATATTCAGCTTTAGCACTTGATCTTGACActactttctgttttttactTCTCCAAGATACTAGATTGCCTCCTACAAAGGTAAAGTATCTAGATGTAGATCGTCTATCAGTAACAGAGCTCGCCCAGTCTGCATCAGTGTGACCCTCAACATCTAGATGACCATGTCATGCGAACATCAATCCTCTTCCAGGAGATGACTTCAAGTATCTTAGAATTCGGTTTACCGCATCCATGTGGGCTTCACTTGGTGCATGCATGAACTGACTCACCACACTTACGGCATATGCTATATCAGGTCTAGTATGTCCAAGATAGATTAACCCACCCACAAGACGTTGATATCTTCCTTTGTTGGTGGGTACCTGATCAGGATATTCATCAAGCTGATGATTCAACTCCATTGGCGTATCTGCTGGTTTGCTGGCTAACATTCCAGTGTCAGTCAAAATGTCAAGGATATATTTCCGTTGTGATAGAAATATTCCTTGTTTTGAATGAGCCACTTCGATGCCTAAGAAATACTTCAGAGCACTaagatctttcatttcaaactCACTTGCCAAGTGGTGCTGCAATGCTGCCTTTTCCTTTGGGTCATTCCTGGTAACTaccatgtcatcaacatatacaATAAGGGCAGTGACTTTACTTTTCTTATGTTTCAAGAAAAGTGCTTGTATCCAAAATCCTTCATTGATTTGCTGAACTTTCCAAACCATGCTCTGGGTGACTGCTTCAATCCATAAAGAGACTTTCTCAGTTTACACACCATGTTGCCACTATTGGGCCCCATCTTGCATCCTAGAAGGGAATCCATATAGACTTCTTCTTCTAGGTCGCCATGTAGGAAggcatttttgacatcaaactggtgtaatGGCCAGTTTAGGTTTGCTGCCAGAGAAAGAAGTACCCGAATTGTGTTTATGTTGGCTACAGGGGCAAAGGTCTCCCTATAGTCAATCCCATAAGTCTGAGTATAACCTTTTGCCACCAATCTTGCTTTGTATCGTTCAATGGTGCCATATGCCTTGAACTTTACTGTATATATCCATCTATAACCCACTGTTCTCTTCCCTTTAGGAAGGATAGCCATCTCCCAAGTGGAATTCTTCTGGAGGGCCTCCATTTTATCATTCATCGCTTGAGTCCACTTGGGATCTTTCAGAGCTTCCTGCACATTACTTGGAATAGATACAGTGGATAATTAACATACAAATGATGCACATGACGGAGACAACCTATGTAGGGATACATGATTAGCAATAGGGtatttaacttttgttttagGGTCTGGGTCATACTGTTGTCTAGGAATTCCTCTAGTGGTACGAGGGGGTAACTGATAACCTGTGTTTCCTGTATGACTCGATTCAGGTAAAGTGCTTGAGTTAGAGTTTAAATGTTCAGTTACCTGCGGGGAATCTTCAGGACCTGATTGGATGAGTGGTGATGGTACTGTAGTAGGAGGGAAATTATCTAAACCATTATCTGGAGTTTCCAGCAACTCTTGATCTTGTTGCACCACTATAGCTGGTTGCTCGGACACTGACTGctctaaaatatttttctgaaTTTGGATGATCTGAGTATCTTCTGCAAAAAGAGAGCTCCCCCCCTAGAGGATGCTCAGAAACTCCCCCTGAGTAATAGAACTCACTCTCGTGGAAAGTCACATCTGCAGTAATGTGCATGGTCTAAATGGGAGGATGAAAACACTTATAGCCCTTCTGAGTGTCAGCATAACCCACAAAGACACAACGCAGTGCACATGGATCAAGCTTGCCACGCTGATGTGGATACACCTGAACATAAGCAACATAACCAAAGAGACGAGGTTCGAGATTTGGTGTGGATGGCATGGTGAGAAGAGTGGTCAATGTCTGAAATGGAGTTCGATACTGAAGAGTGCTGGATAGTGTTCTATTAATGAGGTAAGCAACTGAACAAAGAGCCTATCCCCAAAAATGATGAGGCATACGTGCCTCAAATAAAGAGGCACGAACAACTTCCAAGAGATGACGATTCTTACGCTCTGTGACACCATTCTGTTGTGGTGTATAGACACATGTGGTTTGATGAACAATACCATATTGatgtaaaaaattatgtagGTCATGGTTGACATACTATCCTCCATTGTCAGATCAAAGTGTCGTGATTTTCTTGTCAAACTGAGTAGCAACATATTGATGAAATAACTTGAATTTAGCGGTGACTTCACTTTTCTGCCTTAAGGGAAAAACCCAAGTCATCCGGGtgcaatcatcaataaatgtCACAAACCACTTAAAACCACTAATAGTGGGAACTCGTGATGGTCACCTACAAGCATGAGAGGCAGAGAACTTTTATTCAATCTTAATGGGTAAGAAATACGATGGCTTTTTGCCAAAATGCAAGTTTCACAATGAAAGTCTGATTTAGCAAACTAGGAAAACAAATTTGGAAATAAAAGTTTCAGATAACCAAAAGAAGCATGCCCTAATCGTCTATGCCATAGccaaattttcttcatcttgaTAGATTCATCTTCTCACACATGATGTGCGTGACTCAATCTCTTACTGCTGTCTTCTGTCAAGTCTAGATAATACAACTTTCCCCTCCTAGTACCACATCCAATCATGGCCCTGGTGAGAAGATCCTGAAATAGACAATACAATGGCCAAAAACATACAGTACAATTAAGGGAATCAATTATTTGAGGAACAGATAACAAGTAATAATCGAGTGAAGGGACAACTAAGACATGATCAAGACTTAATGAGGATGTAAGAGATAAAGACCCTTCTCCCATAACTTGGGTGGTGGTTTCATTGGCACTGGTAATATGTGTTTGGCTGGATGGTTAGGTAGAGTGCAACCCAGTAAAACTAGATGTCATGTGATCAGTAGTGCTAGTGTCAATAATCCATTATCTATTACAAATAAGTGAAGATGTGCAAGAGGTACCTGAGGTGGCCAAGGCCTTGGAGCCAGATGTACCTGATGAAGGTTCTGATGTAGTCTCATCTGATGACTGTGCGATGCAAATGAGGCTTTGGTCGAATCCTTTTTGCGCCCTTTGTGGACCCATCCTTCTGGATAACCAATGATCTTATAACAGCCCTTAATTGTGTGGTTATCTAAACCACATTTGGTACACTTAATTGGAGGCCGGTTACAGTTAGGATCAACACTGTAGTTGTTTGGCCGAGATTACACCAGCTTCAGACATGGTTCCCTGCCGGTTACtttctcttttaatatgtgCATATGCTGCCTCAAGTTCGGGCTTAGGCTCCATCCTCAAAATCTCTCCTCGGATTTGATCGAAATTATTGTCCAAACCtgcaagaaatatataaactCGGAGACGATCAACCTCTTTGCTTCTAGTCTCAATGTCTTTCGGATGCTCCATGGTGCTTGGACTTAATTGATCAAGCTCCTGAAAAATCTCAGTGAGCTCACTGTAATATTTGGCAACTGATGCACCAGCCTGCTTTAATTGTGAATGATCGTCTGTGAAGGTTATAAATCTTGGCTTCATCAGTACCATCTGAATAGGTTTGCTTGATTGCAGCCTAGACTTGCTTTGCTGTGTCATAACGAATAAATCGTTTAATCTGATTAGGTTGCATGGCGTCAAACAACCAACTCTTGACTTGGCAATCCGATGCACGCCATTTATTAAATGTGGGATCTGTGTCTGCAGGCTGGGCAATATCACTGGTCAAGTGGCCATGTTTTTCTCGCCCAGCTATCTTCATCTCTATGATTTGATGCCATAGAGAATAATTATTCTCATCCAATTTGATTCCTGCGGAGAAGTTGGAGGTGTCACTCTGCAAAGTGACGATTTGTGTGGTAGTTTTGGAGCCTCCCGACACCAAGGATTGATTGGTGTTTGCTGACCCATCATCGTTGGCCATGATATTGGCTTACAAGtgatgagagaaaaaaaaaattgaggcaAAAAGAAATCTGTAAACGTTACTTTGGGTAGCTGATGGGAAaaggaccaaaaaaaaaaatatatacatatatatatattggattGAAGGGAAAAAGTGATTTGAATTGGTTTGTGAGATGTGAATATTTGTTGAATGACGTGACAAACTAGTTTGGCAAACTGGTGCTAGGTTGTGAGATGGAATATAGGCTGGTTTGACAA
It encodes:
- the LOC109948112 gene encoding uncharacterized protein LOC109948112: MVVTRNDPKEKAALQHHLASEFEMKDLSALKYFLGIEVAHSKQGIFLSQRKYILDILTDTGMLASKPADTPMELNHQLDEYPDQVPTNKGRYQRLVGGLIYLGHTRPDIAYAVSVVSQFMHAPSEAHMDAVNRILRYLKSSPGRGLMFA